The following coding sequences are from one Nicotiana tomentosiformis chromosome 3, ASM39032v3, whole genome shotgun sequence window:
- the LOC138907841 gene encoding uncharacterized protein yields the protein MQILDIFTVFLEKEEEDCTSKKSKMKTEIGYKGMKILVKMPYMAPKKRARTGQGANAALGVAADPLLGEAGEYPRGENNPPTATLPNSATLQQGDSSGSRVNRFLQLDPTVFTGSNPEEGLQGFIDEMHNTLRIIRATETKGVELAAYCLKEVAYSWFEMLEDSREEGSPPVRWSEFSDACIDHFLPAETRASRAAKFENLKQGSRSVWEYHMEFARVSKYVIHMLPTMEARMRRFVQGLSLLVINEAAIAALNSDMNYGKMIVFAQATKDCKLNNRKEREGTSKARSAGNFGESLGGGRSAFRGGSSGPTQYHAQSSASAPPAGHSQQQGSHFMPNQGSWGPRHQGRSGGRFQQQRRPPCPKCGNMHLGISYMDLPICYRCGLRDHIQREWCSSRQGAGRGIAQPSNSVVATSSAPPPARGPPAPAGRGAARGGA from the exons tatatggcacctaagaagagagcaagaactggccaaggagccaatgctgCCTTGGGAGTGGCAGCTGACCCTTTACTTGGTGAggcgggtgaatacccgaggggtgagaataatcccccgactgctacactaCCTAATTCCGCTACACT ccaacaaggggattctagtggttccagggtgaacaggtttcttcagttggatcctacGGTGTTCACGGGTTCTAATCCCGAGGAAGGCCTACAAggcttcattgatgagatgcataataCTCTCCGGATTATACGCGCTACTGAGACgaagggagtggagttggctgcctactgcctgaaagaggtggcatattcttggtttgagatgttgGAAGATTcacgggaggaggggagccctccagtgaggtggagtgagttttcTGATGCCtgtatagaccatttcttgcctgccgagactagggcATCCCGCGCCGCtaagtttgagaatcttaagcaagggagtaggagtgtgtgggagtatcacatggagttcgcgcgcGTGTCAAAATATGTtattcacatgttgcctactatggaggctagaatgcgccggtttgtgcagggccttagcctcttagttatcaatgaggccgctatagctgccttgaattcagatatgaactatggaaagatgatAGTATTTGCTCAAGCTACAAAGGACTGTAAGTTGAATAATAGAAaggagcgagagggtaccagcaaggcccggtctgcgggcaactttggggagtcacttggtgggggaagatcagcttttaggggagggtcatcggGGCCAACCCaatatcatgctcagtcttcagccagtgcaccacCAGCGGGGCACAGTCAGCAGCAGGGAAGTCACTTCATGCCCAATCAGGGCAGCTGGGGACCTCgccatcagggccgatcaggagggagattccagcagcagcggagACCCCCATGCCCCAAGTGTGGGAATATGCACTTGGGGATCTcctacatggacttacctatatgttacaGGTGCGGATTGAGGgatcatattcagagggagtggtgttcatcccgccagggtgcgggtagGGGCATAGCACAACCATCCAATTCTGTTgttgctacatcttcagcaccccctccagctcgaggccctCCAGCACCAGCAGGGCGTGGTGCCGCTAGGGGTGGTGCATAG